The following are from one region of the Mannheimia granulomatis genome:
- the hscB gene encoding Fe-S protein assembly co-chaperone HscB, with translation MLNPFTLFDLPVQFQLDNARLSERYLALQKQLHPDNFASCSQAEQLAAVQKSADVNEALYILKDPILRAEAIIHIHTGEQKDLEKQSAKDMAFLMQQLEWRESLESIESAKNETKLITFQSEIENTHKQILVQLDTALSNQEWQKAFDICDKLRFTKKLLTEIERVEEKLLGL, from the coding sequence ATGCTTAATCCATTTACACTTTTTGATTTGCCTGTTCAGTTTCAGCTTGATAACGCCCGGCTTTCGGAGCGTTATCTTGCTTTACAAAAACAGCTTCATCCAGACAATTTTGCAAGTTGTTCTCAAGCAGAACAGCTTGCTGCAGTACAAAAATCGGCAGATGTTAATGAAGCTTTGTATATCTTAAAAGACCCGATTTTACGTGCTGAAGCAATTATTCATATCCATACTGGTGAGCAGAAAGATTTAGAAAAACAAAGTGCCAAGGATATGGCATTTTTAATGCAGCAACTTGAATGGCGTGAGAGTTTGGAGAGTATTGAATCTGCAAAAAATGAGACAAAACTGATCACTTTCCAAAGTGAAATTGAAAATACACACAAACAGATTTTGGTACAGTTAGATACTGCACTTTCAAATCAAGAATGGCAAAAAGCCTTTGACATTTGCGATAAGCTTCGTTTCACTAAAAAATTGTTAACGGAAATTGAGCGAGTCGAAGAGAAACTTTTAGGCTTATAA
- the iscA gene encoding iron-sulfur cluster assembly protein IscA: protein MSISLTESAANRVRTFLENRGKGIGLRLGVKTSGCSGLAYVLEFVDALNEDDKVFEQHGVKVIVDEKSLVYLSGTELDYVKEGLNEGFKYNNPNVKNECGCGESFSV from the coding sequence ATGAGCATAAGCTTAACTGAATCTGCTGCAAACCGAGTACGTACTTTTCTTGAAAATCGTGGGAAGGGGATTGGTTTAAGGCTTGGAGTAAAAACCTCCGGTTGCTCTGGATTGGCATATGTACTTGAATTTGTAGATGCATTAAATGAAGACGATAAAGTATTCGAACAACATGGCGTTAAAGTGATTGTGGATGAAAAAAGTCTTGTCTATTTAAGTGGGACTGAATTGGACTATGTAAAAGAAGGCTTAAACGAAGGATTTAAATACAACAACCCAAATGTAAAAAATGAATGTGGTTGTGGTGAAAGTTTCAGCGTATAG
- the iscU gene encoding Fe-S cluster assembly scaffold IscU yields the protein MAYSEKVIDHYENPRNVGTFDKEASDIGTGMVGAPACGDILRLQIKVNEQGIIEDARFKAYGCGSAIASSSLITEWVKGKSLDEAGAIKNSDIAEELELPPVKVHCSILAEDAIKAAIADYKEKQAK from the coding sequence ATGGCATATAGTGAGAAAGTAATCGATCATTACGAAAATCCTCGTAACGTAGGTACCTTTGACAAGGAAGCCTCAGACATCGGTACAGGCATGGTGGGTGCACCAGCTTGTGGTGATATCTTACGTTTACAAATTAAAGTGAACGAGCAAGGTATTATTGAAGATGCTCGCTTTAAAGCGTATGGCTGTGGTTCTGCAATTGCATCAAGCTCTTTAATTACCGAATGGGTAAAAGGTAAGTCTTTAGATGAAGCCGGTGCAATCAAAAACAGCGATATTGCAGAAGAACTGGAATTACCGCCGGTAAAAGTACACTGCTCAATTTTAGCAGAAGATGCTATCAAAGCGGCGATTGCGGATTATAAAGAGAAGCAAGCGAAGTAA
- a CDS encoding IscS subfamily cysteine desulfurase, protein MKLPIYLDYAATTPMDERVAKKMMEYMTKDGIFGNPASRSHKFGWEAEEAVDVARNQIADLIGADSREIVFTSGATESDNLAIKGAAHFYQTKGKHIITVKTEHKAVLDTCRQLEREGFEVTYLDPEEDGLLDLAKLEAAIRPDTIVISVMHVNNEMGVIQPIKEIGAICRAKKIIFHVDATQSVGKIPVNVQELNVDLMSFSSHKLYGPKGIGGLYVCRKPRVRLEAIIHGGGHERGMRSGTLPVHQIVGMGEAYRIAKEEMASEMARLTVLRDRLYNGFKDIEEVYVNGSMEEGKRVGSNLNISFNFVEGESLMMSLRDIAVSSGSACTSASLEPSYVLRAIGRDDELAHSSIRFTLGRWTTEEEIDHTIEIVKKAIVKLRELSPLWEMFKEGVDLSKIEWNHH, encoded by the coding sequence ATGAAATTACCAATTTATTTGGATTATGCAGCAACTACGCCAATGGACGAGCGTGTTGCAAAAAAAATGATGGAATATATGACCAAAGATGGCATCTTTGGTAATCCGGCTTCTCGTTCCCATAAATTTGGCTGGGAAGCAGAGGAAGCGGTAGATGTTGCTCGTAACCAAATTGCAGATCTTATCGGCGCAGACAGTCGTGAAATCGTATTCACTTCAGGTGCAACTGAATCTGACAATCTTGCTATTAAAGGTGCTGCACATTTCTACCAAACAAAAGGTAAACATATCATTACCGTTAAAACCGAACATAAAGCAGTATTAGATACTTGCCGTCAGTTAGAGCGTGAAGGTTTTGAGGTAACTTACTTAGATCCTGAAGAAGATGGTTTATTAGATCTGGCAAAATTAGAAGCGGCAATTCGTCCAGATACTATCGTTATTTCTGTCATGCACGTGAATAATGAAATGGGTGTGATTCAACCGATTAAAGAGATTGGTGCCATTTGCCGTGCGAAAAAAATTATTTTCCACGTTGATGCAACTCAATCTGTAGGTAAAATTCCGGTAAATGTACAAGAATTAAATGTAGATTTAATGTCTTTCTCTAGCCATAAATTATACGGACCGAAAGGTATCGGTGGCTTATATGTTTGCCGTAAACCACGTGTGCGTTTAGAAGCGATTATTCACGGTGGTGGTCATGAGCGTGGTATGCGTTCAGGTACATTACCTGTTCACCAAATTGTGGGGATGGGTGAAGCATACCGTATTGCGAAAGAAGAAATGGCAAGCGAGATGGCTCGTTTAACCGTATTACGTGACCGTTTATACAATGGCTTTAAAGATATTGAAGAAGTTTATGTGAACGGTTCAATGGAAGAAGGTAAACGCGTGGGTTCAAACTTAAATATCAGCTTTAACTTTGTTGAAGGTGAATCTTTAATGATGTCATTGCGTGATATCGCAGTTTCATCCGGTTCTGCTTGTACTTCGGCAAGTTTAGAGCCATCTTACGTGTTACGCGCTATCGGTCGTGATGATGAATTAGCTCACAGCTCAATTCGTTTTACATTAGGTCGTTGGACAACGGAAGAAGAAATTGATCACACAATTGAGATCGTGAAAAAAGCGATTGTGAAATTACGCGAACTTTCGCCACTTTGGGAAATGTTCAAGGAAGGTGTGGATTTATCTAAAATCGAGTGGAACCACCACTAA
- the iscR gene encoding Fe-S cluster assembly transcriptional regulator IscR — MKLTSKGRYAVTAILDIALHGKSEPVSLADISDRQAISLSYLEQLFAQLRRDGIVQSVRGPGGGYQLGKKPEDISVGMIIAAVNENIDVTKCKGSGNCRKDSQCLTHSLWERLEEQIEQFLGTISLADLAAEHADHDCEKEHCHDHPHHH; from the coding sequence ATGAAACTTACCTCAAAAGGGCGTTATGCAGTAACTGCCATTTTAGATATTGCTTTACATGGAAAATCAGAGCCGGTGAGTTTAGCTGATATTTCGGATCGTCAAGCTATTTCGCTTTCGTACTTAGAACAACTTTTTGCACAGCTTCGCCGTGATGGTATTGTGCAAAGTGTTCGAGGACCAGGTGGTGGCTATCAATTAGGCAAGAAGCCTGAAGACATTAGCGTGGGAATGATTATTGCTGCTGTTAATGAGAATATTGATGTCACTAAATGTAAAGGTAGTGGTAATTGCCGTAAAGATTCTCAATGTTTAACTCATTCTTTGTGGGAGCGATTAGAAGAGCAAATTGAACAGTTTTTAGGCACGATTTCTCTTGCTGATTTGGCAGCGGAACATGCTGACCATGATTGTGAAAAAGAGCATTGTCACGATCATCCTCATCATCACTAA
- a CDS encoding porin — MTKFSKTLVASLVALSSVGAHAAAFQLAEISTSGLGMAYAGNAAVADNASVVATNPALMTLFKQTEFSAGGIVVNADVDVDGNLGGIFKASQKNIIPTALVPNLYIVSPVNDRFAVGGGINVNYGLKSRFNPDFNAGMYGGNTQLQSINFNVSGAYKLGYGFSVGAGLNAIYSKAELIRHLGVGGKVLANRLSTVAPTAAATLAQLKNGTEIARLSGDEWSLGWNAGLLYEINERNRLGFAYHSAVNVKFKGQYSNAFPAVFNALLSNPVIAAQSPISQATGGKEIPGRLSLHLPAYWEISGYHKLTDKLAMQYSYKRTEWEKFKALTAYGESGNVLLHKEENYNDSSRVALGFSYDVNEALTLRTGIAYDETASVTSPSISIPDTDRTWYSVGATYRFNPNLSADFGYAHLRGSKNQFKEGSAVFNVKSRANLYGLNVNYKF; from the coding sequence ATGACAAAATTTTCTAAAACATTAGTGGCCTCATTAGTTGCATTAAGTTCTGTCGGTGCTCACGCGGCAGCATTCCAATTAGCTGAAATTTCGACTTCAGGCTTAGGTATGGCTTATGCAGGTAACGCAGCAGTAGCTGATAATGCTTCTGTAGTAGCAACTAACCCGGCATTAATGACTCTATTCAAACAAACCGAATTTTCTGCAGGCGGTATTGTAGTAAATGCAGATGTTGATGTTGATGGTAACTTAGGTGGCATATTTAAAGCTTCGCAAAAAAATATTATTCCAACCGCATTAGTTCCTAATTTATATATCGTTTCACCGGTTAACGATCGCTTTGCAGTGGGTGGTGGCATCAACGTAAACTACGGTTTAAAATCTCGTTTCAATCCGGATTTTAACGCTGGTATGTATGGTGGTAACACGCAACTACAATCAATTAACTTTAACGTAAGCGGAGCATATAAATTAGGTTACGGTTTCAGCGTGGGGGCAGGCTTAAATGCCATTTACTCTAAAGCGGAATTAATTCGTCATTTAGGGGTAGGCGGAAAAGTTTTAGCAAACCGCTTAAGCACTGTTGCACCAACAGCTGCAGCAACATTAGCACAATTGAAAAACGGCACCGAAATTGCTCGTTTAAGCGGTGATGAATGGAGCTTAGGTTGGAATGCCGGCTTACTTTATGAAATCAATGAAAGAAACCGTTTAGGTTTTGCTTATCACTCTGCCGTAAATGTGAAATTTAAAGGCCAATATTCTAATGCTTTCCCAGCTGTGTTCAATGCTTTATTAAGTAATCCTGTAATTGCAGCTCAATCCCCGATCAGTCAAGCAACCGGAGGAAAAGAAATTCCGGGACGTTTAAGCTTACACTTACCTGCTTACTGGGAAATCTCAGGTTATCATAAATTAACCGATAAATTAGCAATGCAATATAGCTATAAACGTACCGAATGGGAAAAATTCAAAGCCTTAACCGCTTATGGTGAGTCTGGCAATGTTCTACTTCACAAAGAAGAGAACTATAATGACTCTTCACGCGTAGCATTAGGTTTCTCTTATGATGTAAACGAAGCATTAACCTTACGTACAGGTATTGCTTATGACGAGACTGCAAGTGTAACCAGTCCGTCAATCTCAATTCCGGATACCGATCGTACTTGGTATAGCGTAGGTGCAACCTATCGTTTCAACCCGAACCTTTCTGCTGATTTTGGTTATGCTCACTTAAGAGGCTCAAAAAACCAATTTAAAGAAGGTAGCGCGGTATTTAATGTGAAATCACGTGCTAACCTATACGGTTTAAATGTAAATTATAAATTCTAA
- a CDS encoding methylated-DNA--[protein]-cysteine S-methyltransferase: protein MTSQIYYDYYQSPVGRLLLLAQAEGLIYIEFEQEQQTTSLQNFIKASATSGQIFEIFCKTHEILDRYFAGEKLNFSQLDFLHFIGTDFQKSVWTILRTIPYGQTTTYGEIAAQLGKPNAMRAVGGAVGRNPISILVPCHRVLGRNQSLTGFGGGLPNKRFLLRLEGISYKNQGIEFVKPKTKKWEKR, encoded by the coding sequence ATGACATCACAAATTTACTATGACTACTATCAAAGCCCTGTGGGCAGATTGCTTTTGCTTGCTCAAGCAGAGGGTTTAATTTATATTGAATTTGAACAAGAGCAACAAACTACCTCGTTGCAAAATTTCATCAAGGCAAGTGCTACAAGCGGTCAAATTTTTGAAATTTTTTGCAAAACTCATGAAATTTTAGACCGCTATTTTGCCGGAGAAAAACTGAATTTCAGCCAACTGGACTTTCTACATTTTATCGGGACCGATTTTCAAAAATCGGTGTGGACAATCTTAAGAACGATCCCCTACGGGCAAACCACCACTTATGGTGAAATTGCCGCCCAACTCGGCAAACCTAATGCAATGCGTGCTGTAGGTGGTGCGGTTGGACGTAACCCGATATCTATTTTAGTACCTTGCCACCGCGTGTTAGGGAGAAATCAATCTCTCACCGGCTTTGGAGGAGGTCTGCCGAATAAGCGTTTCTTGCTTAGGTTGGAAGGAATTAGTTATAAAAATCAAGGGATTGAATTTGTAAAACCTAAAACGAAGAAATGGGAAAAGCGATAA
- a CDS encoding ATP-binding protein, with amino-acid sequence MQVKKFSQRYVNWVLRLGRLKATILGFFVVAISAILIQSALTYLFIGQIVVMDILRSIAFGLISAPFVLYFFTLLVEKLERSRLKLEKVVLDLEELREQDAYLNAKLEKNNRDKTILMATISHELRTPLNGIIGLSQILLDDEPNEKQYEYLKTINMSAIALAHIFGDIIDLEKIDSSRIELFRKEVEFQQLINDIANFAEFMAGEKNIQFELNYPPNLPKYIYIDHARLNQILWNLISNAVKFTPTSGQISLEICQLGKEQFSFSLTDSGIGIPEKDQRKIFDMFYQAENSKEKKAQGSGIGLSVAKRIAKLMGGDLVVASKEHQGSTFTLTVHADSAETKPTLEIQNHALKVLLVEDIEMNVVIARVMLQKFGCDVDVAMTGEEAFELFEQHSYDLILLDIQLPDISGFEIAQTLRNRYENEEIDYLPILIALTANVIQTKKDYQMQGMDDVLRKPLSLEELANCLNHYFDHSFMQDSDEKRPLVSDENPDLCYSTRILKELIEVMGKEAVLANMELFANLMPSYQENLRRYIADWKMAPSAEYRKLAAEEAHKIKGALASVGLHKLQQVAQLAQTDNGDMWEAHIERWAEQIYAQWQADLQEAKEFVSSH; translated from the coding sequence ATGCAAGTTAAAAAATTTAGTCAAAGATATGTGAACTGGGTACTCAGATTAGGACGGCTGAAAGCAACTATTTTAGGCTTTTTTGTAGTGGCAATTTCTGCCATTTTAATTCAAAGTGCGCTAACTTATTTGTTTATCGGACAAATTGTGGTGATGGATATTTTACGTTCCATTGCTTTTGGGTTGATTTCTGCTCCATTTGTGTTGTATTTCTTTACCTTGTTGGTGGAGAAATTAGAGCGCTCTCGCTTGAAGTTGGAAAAAGTTGTGCTTGATTTAGAAGAACTTCGTGAGCAGGATGCCTATTTGAATGCGAAATTAGAAAAAAATAACCGTGATAAAACCATTTTAATGGCAACTATTAGCCACGAATTACGCACGCCGCTTAACGGTATTATCGGCTTAAGCCAAATTTTGCTGGATGATGAACCAAACGAAAAACAGTATGAATATCTAAAAACCATTAATATGAGTGCCATCGCACTTGCCCATATTTTTGGCGATATTATTGATTTGGAAAAAATCGACAGCAGCCGTATTGAGCTTTTCCGCAAAGAGGTGGAATTTCAGCAGCTAATTAATGATATTGCTAACTTTGCCGAGTTTATGGCGGGTGAGAAAAATATTCAGTTTGAGCTGAATTATCCACCGAATTTACCGAAATATATCTACATCGACCACGCCCGTCTTAATCAAATTTTGTGGAATTTAATCAGCAATGCAGTGAAGTTTACGCCAACAAGCGGTCAAATTTCCTTAGAAATTTGCCAATTAGGCAAAGAGCAGTTTAGTTTTAGTTTAACGGATTCCGGCATTGGTATCCCTGAAAAAGATCAACGCAAAATTTTTGATATGTTCTATCAAGCGGAAAACTCTAAAGAGAAAAAAGCGCAAGGTAGCGGCATTGGGCTGTCGGTTGCTAAGCGGATCGCGAAATTAATGGGAGGTGATTTGGTTGTGGCAAGTAAAGAGCATCAAGGTTCGACTTTCACCCTAACCGTTCATGCAGATAGTGCGGAAACTAAACCAACTTTGGAAATTCAAAACCATGCCTTGAAGGTATTGCTGGTTGAAGATATTGAAATGAATGTGGTGATCGCACGAGTAATGTTGCAAAAGTTTGGTTGTGATGTAGATGTGGCGATGACGGGCGAAGAAGCCTTTGAACTCTTTGAGCAACACAGTTATGACCTGATTTTATTAGACATTCAACTGCCTGATATTAGTGGATTTGAGATAGCTCAAACTCTTAGAAATCGCTATGAAAATGAAGAAATTGATTATTTACCGATCTTGATTGCTTTGACTGCCAACGTGATTCAAACCAAAAAAGATTACCAAATGCAGGGAATGGATGATGTGCTACGCAAACCGCTCTCTTTGGAGGAGCTGGCAAATTGTTTGAATCACTATTTTGATCATAGCTTTATGCAAGATTCTGATGAAAAACGACCGCTTGTAAGCGATGAAAATCCCGATTTATGTTATAGCACCCGAATATTAAAGGAATTAATTGAGGTAATGGGCAAGGAGGCTGTGCTGGCAAATATGGAGCTGTTTGCGAACCTAATGCCAAGCTATCAGGAAAATTTACGTCGCTATATTGCAGATTGGAAGATGGCTCCTTCAGCCGAATATCGTAAATTAGCCGCTGAAGAAGCTCATAAAATCAAAGGTGCGTTAGCTTCGGTTGGTTTGCATAAGCTACAACAAGTAGCACAGCTGGCTCAAACCGATAATGGAGATATGTGGGAAGCCCATATTGAGAGATGGGCCGAGCAAATTTATGCACAATGGCAAGCAGATTTGCAAGAGGCGAAAGAATTTGTGAGTAGTCACTAA
- a CDS encoding subtype B tannase yields the protein MKLKALSIAILATTFATQTVAQTPTEKPPFYNQIESGYDLVFNDQNYRSVESEVKGEKIRFRAFEHIVYVAKPLEPEYQTINFYVPEAYFNNGEINGYKADTAPIFLPNSIGGYMPAKAATYEQKGRNDEESAILVALSKGYVVASVGARGRTLQKDGKYIGKAPAVIVDLKSAVRYLHANDEQMPGDANKIISNGTSAGGAVSALLGASADHFDYEPYFQEIGALKASDKIFAVSAYCPITNLENADIAYEWQFNGVNEYSRIDLSKLNSAEYNDRSKPLPKIEGALNEQEIKLSNELATRFPTYLNSLHLTDEKGNPLTLDSQGKGTFKDYLADIMKKSANQAYAQLSENNEAQKAFQEINWLSFEKGKITDLDWFGYIFSAKRMKSPTAFDALNAGSAENNLFGSVTENNRHFTLFGQENGTNKEANIAEPQIVKLMNPMHYLDNPNAAEHWRIRVGMEDRDTSHAISAILAIKLQMAGKNVSYETPWGIGHKGDYDLNELFQWADGIIKGKKE from the coding sequence ATGAAACTGAAAGCCTTATCCATCGCCATTTTGGCGACCACTTTTGCTACTCAAACTGTTGCGCAAACACCGACCGAAAAGCCGCCTTTTTATAACCAAATCGAATCAGGTTATGATTTAGTGTTTAACGATCAAAATTATCGCTCGGTTGAGTCTGAAGTTAAAGGTGAGAAAATTCGGTTCCGTGCCTTTGAGCATATTGTATATGTGGCTAAGCCGCTTGAGCCGGAATATCAAACCATTAACTTTTATGTGCCGGAGGCCTATTTTAACAATGGTGAAATTAATGGCTATAAGGCTGATACCGCCCCGATTTTCTTACCCAATTCTATAGGTGGTTATATGCCGGCAAAAGCGGCAACTTATGAACAGAAAGGGCGTAATGATGAGGAAAGTGCAATTTTGGTTGCGCTGTCTAAGGGGTATGTGGTTGCAAGTGTTGGGGCGAGAGGCAGAACGCTGCAAAAAGACGGCAAATATATCGGTAAAGCCCCGGCAGTGATTGTAGATTTAAAATCAGCGGTGCGTTATTTGCACGCCAATGATGAGCAAATGCCGGGTGATGCCAATAAAATTATCTCAAACGGCACCAGTGCCGGTGGAGCGGTGTCGGCTTTATTAGGGGCTTCAGCGGATCATTTCGATTATGAGCCTTATTTCCAAGAAATCGGGGCGTTAAAGGCAAGCGATAAAATTTTTGCCGTATCTGCGTATTGCCCGATTACCAATCTTGAAAATGCGGATATTGCCTATGAGTGGCAATTTAACGGCGTAAATGAGTATAGCCGGATTGACTTGAGCAAGTTGAATTCAGCAGAATACAATGATCGTTCAAAACCACTGCCAAAAATAGAAGGTGCGTTGAATGAACAGGAGATTAAACTCTCCAATGAATTGGCGACACGTTTCCCTACTTATTTAAACAGCTTGCATTTAACCGATGAAAAGGGTAATCCGCTTACCTTAGATTCACAAGGGAAAGGCACGTTTAAGGATTATTTGGCGGATATAATGAAGAAATCTGCAAATCAGGCTTATGCTCAATTATCAGAAAACAATGAAGCACAGAAAGCCTTTCAGGAAATCAATTGGTTATCTTTTGAAAAAGGAAAAATCACTGATTTGGATTGGTTCGGCTATATTTTTTCGGCAAAACGTATGAAATCCCCCACTGCATTTGATGCGTTAAATGCCGGTTCAGCGGAAAATAATTTATTTGGTTCGGTAACGGAAAATAATCGCCATTTCACCTTATTCGGGCAGGAAAACGGTACAAATAAGGAGGCGAATATTGCCGAGCCACAAATTGTAAAGCTAATGAACCCAATGCACTATCTGGATAACCCAAATGCGGCAGAGCATTGGCGCATTCGTGTTGGCATGGAAGACAGGGACACTTCCCACGCCATTTCTGCCATTTTAGCAATTAAATTGCAAATGGCAGGTAAAAATGTGAGTTATGAAACTCCGTGGGGTATAGGGCATAAAGGTGATTATGATTTAAACGAACTGTTCCAATGGGCAGATGGAATTATCAAAGGCAAAAAAGAGTAG
- a CDS encoding alpha/beta hydrolase: MEKLFDINEQGFSVRCKLFYEKDLNAIDNIVVILHGFGSSKELKSNTKFGERLTSKYKGYAAIAFDFPCHGADARKKLSVAECQAYLQLVIDYVHNTLNVQNIYAYGTSFGGYLTLKYIAENGNPFRKIVLRSPAVQIYYSLMNRMSEEERQKLAKGKEILWGFDRQMKISKAFFDELKAGDIFQNDYLDVADNILILHGTEDEMVPLSVSQQFAENNVIELLPVEGADHAFSNPKLMDVAIGKIVEFLAP, from the coding sequence ATGGAAAAATTATTCGATATTAACGAACAAGGGTTTAGTGTTCGTTGTAAATTATTTTATGAAAAAGACTTGAATGCCATTGATAATATAGTGGTTATTCTACACGGTTTCGGCTCATCAAAAGAGTTAAAATCAAACACTAAATTCGGTGAGCGTTTAACTTCAAAATATAAAGGTTATGCGGCAATTGCCTTTGATTTCCCTTGCCACGGGGCGGACGCCCGAAAAAAATTATCGGTGGCGGAGTGTCAGGCTTATCTTCAACTTGTGATCGATTACGTACACAATACCCTCAATGTCCAAAATATCTATGCCTACGGCACCAGTTTCGGTGGTTATTTAACGTTAAAATATATCGCTGAGAACGGCAATCCGTTTCGTAAAATCGTGTTGCGTTCGCCTGCGGTGCAAATTTACTATTCATTGATGAACAGAATGAGTGAAGAGGAGCGTCAAAAACTGGCAAAAGGTAAAGAAATTTTGTGGGGGTTTGATCGCCAAATGAAAATCAGCAAAGCATTTTTTGATGAGTTGAAAGCAGGCGATATTTTCCAAAATGATTATCTGGATGTGGCAGATAACATTCTTATTTTGCACGGTACGGAAGATGAAATGGTACCGTTAAGCGTTTCACAGCAGTTTGCAGAAAATAATGTGATCGAATTACTGCCTGTTGAAGGAGCAGATCACGCTTTTTCTAATCCGAAATTAATGGATGTCGCGATTGGTAAAATTGTAGAATTTTTAGCACCATAA
- a CDS encoding YbaK/prolyl-tRNA synthetase associated domain-containing protein, giving the protein MSEKTFQTLSALLDSHQARYRVVEHSSAGKSEEVAKIRGTELGQGAKALVCKVKGNGVKQAVLAILPADYQADLSKVAEHLGGLRASLASPAEVAELTDCVFGAIPPFSFHADLMLVADPSLLERYDELAFNGGTLERSIILSTEDYKSIVNPTLVKFAKS; this is encoded by the coding sequence ATGTCAGAAAAAACGTTTCAAACCCTATCTGCATTATTAGATTCACACCAAGCTCGTTACCGAGTGGTTGAGCATTCTTCTGCCGGTAAGTCGGAAGAAGTGGCAAAAATTCGAGGAACTGAACTTGGGCAAGGTGCAAAAGCGTTAGTTTGTAAAGTGAAAGGTAATGGTGTAAAACAAGCTGTACTTGCTATATTACCGGCAGATTACCAAGCAGATTTAAGCAAAGTGGCTGAACATCTTGGCGGGCTTAGAGCTTCATTGGCAAGCCCGGCAGAGGTAGCAGAATTGACAGACTGTGTATTTGGCGCTATTCCGCCTTTTAGTTTTCATGCAGACTTAATGTTAGTTGCCGATCCTAGTTTACTGGAGCGTTATGATGAGCTTGCTTTTAATGGCGGCACTTTGGAACGTTCGATTATCTTGAGTACCGAAGACTATAAAAGCATTGTTAATCCCACATTAGTGAAATTTGCGAAATCTTAA
- the smrB gene encoding endonuclease SmrB, whose translation MLDDEFALFREAAKGTKKIKQDTFVPKSEPRKKLNELRELKEKADTEFYFSDEYEPLLKEENEKVKYLREDIDPYILKQLRRGDFQPELFLDLHGLSREKAKKELAALILACEREKVYCASIMTGFGTRTLKDQIPRWLVQHPKIIALHQAPKEWGGDAAILILVEQPENPEKMFGR comes from the coding sequence ATGCTAGATGATGAATTTGCCTTATTTAGAGAGGCAGCAAAAGGCACGAAAAAAATCAAACAAGATACCTTTGTGCCGAAAAGTGAGCCCCGCAAAAAATTAAATGAGTTAAGAGAGCTGAAAGAAAAAGCCGATACTGAATTTTATTTTTCTGATGAATATGAACCACTGTTAAAAGAGGAAAATGAGAAGGTCAAATATCTGCGTGAAGATATAGATCCTTATATCCTTAAACAGCTTCGCCGTGGTGATTTCCAACCGGAACTGTTTTTAGATTTACACGGTTTGAGCCGAGAAAAAGCGAAGAAAGAATTAGCTGCTTTGATTTTGGCTTGTGAGAGAGAGAAAGTTTATTGTGCCAGTATTATGACCGGCTTTGGTACGCGTACGCTAAAAGATCAAATTCCTCGCTGGTTAGTGCAGCATCCGAAAATTATTGCCTTACACCAAGCTCCGAAAGAGTGGGGCGGAGATGCCGCCATTCTTATTTTAGTAGAGCAGCCGGAAAATCCGGAAAAAATGTTTGGACGGTAA